The Candidatus Eisenbacteria bacterium genomic interval CCCCAAGAAAACGACAGACATAAGGATTAGCGTCCCACAGAAGAATCTGGCGAAGTTCAAGGAGGTTCTGCTCTATGTCCTCAACAGAGTGGGCTCCAAGCCCAATTTCGGCGAAACCGTCCTCTACAAGATTCTTTATTTCATAGACTTTGATTTCTATGAGAGATATGAGGAGCAACTTATCGGTGCAACCTACAGGAAGAACAGGTATGGGCCTACTCCCTTGGAATTCAGGAGGATTGTAGAGCGGATGGAAGGGAAAGACCTAGTGAAGCTCAAGGACAAATATTTTCAATATCCTCAGACAAAATATCTCCCTTTGAGAGAACCCGACCTGACCCAGCTGGGAGCACATGAAACCAAAGTAATTGACGAGGTGTTGGAAAGGCTCTCAGGCATGAATGCCTCCCAGATCAGCGAATATTCTCACAACGACGTGCCATGGCTGACCGCCGAGAACGGGGGGATAATAGACTATGAGGCGGTCTTCTATCGCACCCCACCTTATTCTGTGAGACGTTACAGTGAAGAAGATATTTAGTGAGGTCAGGAGCCTCAGCGAATTTGAAAGAGACATAAGGAAGCTTTCCAGGAGATTTCGCACTCTGCCAGAAGACCTGGACACATTCATAAACACCCAACTAAATTTGTTCCATAAACTGGGCAAGGACAATAAGGGTATTTTTCTTATCCCAGGCCTCGACATAAGCAGTCCTAAGATATACAAGGCCAAGAAATTCGCATGTAGATCACTGAAGACAAAGGGAGCGGCCAGCGGAATAAGAATCATTTATGCGTTCTACGAGGAAGAAGACGTCATAGAGTTTATCGAAGTCTATTACAAAGGCGATCAGGAGAATGAAGACAGAGAAAGAATACTGAGGAATTATCAGAAGTAACGCTTGTTTTGTGCGCCGTGGAGGAGTCGAACCTCCGGCTTACTGATTAAGAGGTAGCTCCTTTGGGGCGCTCCCACCTGCTAAATCCTTCTAAATCCCACTATGTCCTTCTAGTTGGTGCGCTTCGTCAGAGGGCGACCAACTACATCCTTCTATGTCCTTATAAATATGAAGTGCACAAAAGGAGCACAGTGACCATCCCCTATACCGCGGTTTCCCATTTGTTGAACGTCAATTGTTTTTCCCGTTGGCGACAATTAGAATTCCCGTTTTTTC includes:
- a CDS encoding DUF4065 domain-containing protein; this translates as MNYFYTKLGARIRAFRRQRDLSQQDLAKSLQVSRVSICQIETGQRKTSAGEIARLAEIFDVHTDVLLNLEQDVTVVLEVKEGITPKKTTDIRISVPQKNLAKFKEVLLYVLNRVGSKPNFGETVLYKILYFIDFDFYERYEEQLIGATYRKNRYGPTPLEFRRIVERMEGKDLVKLKDKYFQYPQTKYLPLREPDLTQLGAHETKVIDEVLERLSGMNASQISEYSHNDVPWLTAENGGIIDYEAVFYRTPPYSVRRYSEEDI